From one Catenulispora sp. GP43 genomic stretch:
- a CDS encoding DUF2079 domain-containing protein — translation MRTPAVLAAATTVVYTAFALRRHLLFRTYAYDLGIFGQGVRSYASGHLPASTIRSDSAPPGPWGHGFPLLGDHFSPIVGVLGPVYRLWPHIELLLIAQSLLVGCSVFIVARRAAPHWWIAGAYAMSWGLQGLVGFDFHEAAFAVPLIAMALDAYLAQRWVACAWWAASLLLVKEDAGLTLAAFGLLLWRRDRRIGGVLCVAGPAATALLVLVVIPHFNPQHVYPYLQSTGRQSSAGSALSQPWLIPVHLVWPATKLRTLAMLLVPTALLALRSPLILVGVPTLVLRFTSADHMYWGTDYHYSAILMPIVFFALIDAWRRRPDPRPAAVARWVPAVVTVVAIGLVPLSPLRSVFDPAFWHDGPRTASARQAVALVPDGARVAASNALAPHLTDSAQVYLATDTVFAHARIDWVVLDTDADDWLSHSATIIGQAQSAGFRQVFSASGYVVLRR, via the coding sequence TTGCGCACACCGGCCGTCCTCGCGGCGGCCACGACCGTCGTCTACACCGCGTTCGCGCTCCGCCGCCATCTCCTGTTCCGCACCTACGCCTACGACTTGGGCATATTCGGCCAGGGTGTGCGCTCCTACGCCTCGGGCCACCTTCCAGCTTCGACGATCCGCTCCGACAGCGCCCCGCCAGGGCCCTGGGGCCACGGATTCCCGTTGCTGGGCGACCACTTCTCGCCGATCGTCGGCGTCCTGGGCCCGGTGTACCGGCTGTGGCCGCACATCGAGTTGCTGCTGATCGCGCAGTCCCTGCTGGTGGGCTGCTCGGTGTTCATCGTCGCGCGCCGTGCCGCGCCGCACTGGTGGATCGCCGGCGCCTACGCGATGAGCTGGGGCTTGCAGGGGCTCGTCGGTTTCGACTTCCACGAGGCGGCGTTCGCGGTCCCGCTGATCGCGATGGCCCTGGACGCGTACCTGGCGCAGCGCTGGGTCGCCTGCGCGTGGTGGGCGGCGAGCCTGCTGCTGGTCAAGGAGGACGCCGGGCTCACACTGGCCGCGTTCGGGCTGCTGCTGTGGCGGCGTGATCGCCGGATCGGCGGTGTGTTGTGCGTGGCGGGCCCCGCCGCCACGGCGTTGCTGGTGCTGGTGGTCATCCCGCATTTCAACCCGCAGCACGTCTACCCGTATCTGCAGAGCACCGGCCGCCAGTCGTCGGCGGGCTCCGCGCTTTCCCAGCCCTGGCTGATACCGGTCCACCTGGTCTGGCCGGCGACGAAGCTGCGGACGCTGGCGATGCTGCTGGTCCCGACGGCGCTGCTCGCGCTTCGCAGCCCCCTGATCCTGGTCGGCGTCCCGACCCTGGTGCTGCGGTTCACCTCGGCGGACCACATGTACTGGGGCACCGACTACCACTACTCGGCGATCCTGATGCCGATCGTGTTCTTCGCCCTGATCGACGCCTGGCGCAGGCGGCCCGATCCGCGGCCGGCCGCGGTGGCCCGATGGGTTCCGGCGGTCGTGACCGTGGTGGCGATCGGCCTGGTTCCGCTGTCACCGCTGCGCAGCGTGTTCGATCCGGCCTTCTGGCACGACGGACCCCGCACGGCGTCCGCACGCCAGGCGGTGGCGTTGGTCCCCGACGGGGCGCGGGTCGCGGCCAGCAACGCGCTGGCGCCGCATCTCACCGACTCGGCCCAGGTGTATCTGGCCACTGACACCGTCTTCGCGCACGCGCGGATCGACTGGGTGGTGCTGGACACCGACGCCGACGACTGGCTCTCGCACTCTGCGACCATCATCGGACAGGCGCAGAGTGCGGGATTCCGCCAGGTGTTCAGCGCTTCGGGCTACGTCGTGCTGCGGCGCTGA
- a CDS encoding GNAT family N-acetyltransferase — protein sequence MPHLELVRADHSDALLAFELENRDYFAASIPDRGDDYFADFAARHAQLLRWQEQGTDYFHVLVTDTGRIAGRVNLVEVADGSAELGYRIARASAGQGLATAAVAEIRKLAATTYGLTTLRAKVTLDNPASHKVLEHNGFVATGERMLNGKPAVTYLCELG from the coding sequence ATGCCACACCTTGAACTGGTCCGCGCCGACCACTCCGACGCCCTGCTGGCCTTCGAGCTGGAGAACCGCGATTACTTCGCCGCCTCGATCCCCGACCGCGGCGACGACTACTTCGCCGACTTCGCCGCCCGCCACGCCCAACTCCTGCGATGGCAGGAACAGGGCACGGACTACTTCCACGTCCTGGTGACCGACACGGGCCGGATCGCGGGCCGCGTCAACCTGGTCGAAGTCGCCGACGGCTCAGCCGAACTCGGCTACCGCATCGCCCGCGCCTCCGCCGGCCAAGGCCTGGCCACCGCCGCCGTCGCCGAGATCCGCAAACTCGCCGCCACCACCTACGGCCTCACCACGCTGCGCGCCAAGGTGACGCTCGACAACCCGGCCTCGCACAAGGTGCTCGAGCACAACGGGTTCGTGGCGACCGGGGAGCGGATGCTCAACGGGAAGCCCGCGGTGACGTATTTGTGTGAGCTCGGCTAG
- a CDS encoding TetR family transcriptional regulator, protein MAAQETKARILAAAFQEFADHGVAGARVDRIAKNAACNKNLIYVYFDSKENLFATVLDHHLADAYAGLEFTPQNLPDLARRVFDYAQANPDVYRLLAWATLERTAARPPAREREHDRKLPLIREQQDAGAVAGTVPPELILMAVMALATAWSPAFPFGATANPDTELETAAIREAVGAMVERIVRPER, encoded by the coding sequence ATGGCCGCACAGGAGACCAAGGCGCGCATCCTCGCCGCCGCGTTCCAGGAGTTCGCCGACCACGGCGTGGCCGGCGCCCGCGTGGACCGCATAGCGAAGAACGCCGCCTGCAACAAGAACCTGATCTACGTCTACTTCGACAGCAAGGAGAACCTCTTCGCCACGGTCCTGGACCACCACCTCGCCGACGCCTACGCCGGCCTGGAGTTCACCCCCCAGAACCTCCCCGACCTGGCCCGCCGCGTCTTCGACTACGCCCAGGCCAACCCGGACGTCTACCGCCTGCTGGCCTGGGCCACCCTGGAGCGCACCGCCGCCCGCCCGCCGGCGCGCGAACGCGAACACGACCGCAAGCTCCCGCTGATCCGCGAGCAGCAGGACGCCGGAGCGGTGGCCGGCACGGTCCCGCCCGAGCTGATCCTGATGGCGGTCATGGCCCTGGCGACGGCCTGGTCCCCGGCGTTCCCGTTCGGCGCGACCGCGAACCCGGACACGGAGTTGGAGACGGCGGCGATCCGGGAGGCGGTCGGGGCGATGGTGGAGCGGATCGTGCGGCCGGAGCGGTAA
- a CDS encoding SDR family NAD(P)-dependent oxidoreductase, with amino-acid sequence MTGLALVTGASSGIGQAFARRLGGLGHDLIVVGRRRERLDALVDELPQVKVRPLVADLATDEGVAAVADVCTAEPLTLLVNNAGVAHYMPFAELPAAKAAELLHVKAVAPVMLSRAAVPGMLARGGGAIVNVAGMIAFSGPATLEQVPVRRAVYAGTLAGSVAFSQTLHEEVKAQGIKVQVLCPGVVATEFHERQGLDLSAVPRMSADDVVTASLRGLELGEVVCAPGVEREDLLQAVSAADLAAFGAQSPELAQRYI; translated from the coding sequence ATGACCGGGTTGGCGCTGGTCACCGGCGCCTCCTCCGGCATCGGCCAGGCCTTCGCCCGCCGGCTCGGGGGCCTCGGCCACGACCTGATCGTCGTCGGCCGCCGCCGCGAACGCCTCGACGCGCTGGTGGACGAGCTGCCGCAGGTCAAGGTGCGGCCGCTGGTCGCCGATCTGGCCACCGACGAGGGCGTCGCGGCCGTCGCCGACGTCTGTACGGCCGAGCCGCTGACGCTGCTGGTCAACAACGCCGGCGTCGCGCACTACATGCCGTTCGCCGAGCTCCCGGCCGCCAAGGCCGCCGAGCTCCTGCACGTGAAGGCCGTCGCGCCGGTCATGCTGTCCCGCGCCGCGGTCCCCGGCATGCTGGCGCGCGGCGGGGGCGCCATCGTCAACGTCGCCGGCATGATCGCCTTCAGCGGGCCGGCGACGTTGGAGCAGGTGCCGGTGCGGCGCGCGGTCTACGCCGGGACGCTGGCCGGCAGCGTCGCCTTCTCCCAGACGCTGCATGAGGAGGTCAAGGCGCAGGGCATCAAGGTGCAGGTGCTGTGCCCGGGCGTCGTGGCGACCGAATTCCACGAGCGCCAGGGCCTCGACCTCAGCGCCGTCCCGCGCATGTCGGCCGACGACGTGGTGACCGCGAGTCTGCGCGGACTCGAGCTCGGCGAGGTGGTCTGTGCTCCCGGCGTCGAGCGCGAAGACTTGCTGCAGGCGGTGTCCGCCGCCGACCTCGCGGCGTTCGGCGCGCAGTCGCCGGAGCTCGCGCAGCGATACATCTGA
- a CDS encoding nitrilase-related carbon-nitrogen hydrolase produces the protein MKIRVATVQFEPLPADKDHNLARVEYFARAAAEDGAQLVALPELCLVGNRHLTRRSPEELRAIAEPEDGPSITRVRELARRLGTGIAVGLLTERGGRLFNAYAVCLPDGAVHIHRKLHTAGYNGIDEGDGFTVFDTPWGVRLGVLICFDNNIVENVRATAVLGAQILLAPHQTGGTHTMVPFGESPLPLSLWENRDTDPDAVRAAFAGPTGREWLRLHLPARAHDNGMFIVFSNGVGRDDDEVRTGHAMVVDPCGRIVAESRAIEDAMVSADLDLDLVDGSVGRWWMRARRPELYREPAAARSAS, from the coding sequence TTGAAGATCCGAGTCGCGACTGTCCAGTTCGAACCCCTTCCCGCCGACAAGGACCACAACCTCGCGCGCGTCGAGTACTTCGCCCGCGCCGCCGCCGAGGACGGCGCCCAGCTCGTCGCACTGCCGGAGCTGTGCCTGGTCGGCAATCGCCACCTCACCAGACGATCGCCCGAGGAACTGCGCGCCATCGCAGAGCCCGAGGACGGCCCGTCGATCACCAGAGTCAGGGAACTGGCACGGCGGCTCGGGACCGGCATCGCGGTGGGGCTGCTCACCGAGCGCGGGGGCCGGCTGTTCAACGCCTACGCGGTGTGTCTCCCGGACGGAGCCGTCCACATCCATCGCAAGCTGCACACCGCCGGCTACAACGGAATCGATGAAGGAGACGGCTTCACTGTCTTCGACACCCCGTGGGGCGTCCGCCTCGGCGTCCTGATCTGCTTCGACAACAACATCGTGGAGAACGTGCGGGCGACGGCGGTCCTCGGCGCGCAGATCCTGCTGGCGCCGCACCAGACCGGAGGGACTCACACGATGGTCCCGTTCGGCGAGAGCCCGCTCCCGCTCTCGCTGTGGGAGAACCGCGACACGGACCCCGATGCGGTCCGCGCGGCGTTCGCCGGGCCGACCGGACGCGAGTGGCTCCGGCTGCACCTGCCGGCCAGGGCCCACGACAACGGCATGTTCATCGTGTTCAGCAACGGCGTCGGCCGCGACGACGACGAGGTCCGCACCGGCCACGCGATGGTCGTCGACCCGTGCGGGCGGATCGTCGCCGAGAGCCGGGCGATCGAGGACGCCATGGTGAGCGCCGACCTCGACCTGGATCTGGTCGACGGCTCGGTCGGACGGTGGTGGATGCGGGCGCGGCGGCCGGAGCTCTACCGGGAGCCGGCCGCCGCGCGATCCGCTTCCTAG
- a CDS encoding ArsR/SmtB family transcription factor encodes MDEVFKALADPSRRALLDSLNARNGQTLRELCAGLDMARQSVSKHLAVLEEAGLVTTVRQGREKLHYLNAAPVHEIAHRWINQFDRARVQALADLKLALEDTAMDTATEAPTFVYTTYIRTTPKKLWQALTEPAFTRRYWETEFTTDWAAGSPMTWDNHGVVIADPEQVVLESDPYSTLSYTWHSVTPELAKRFDWDEETLAKLSGEARSKVTFTIEEEEAQIVKLTVVHDGFEPGSKFAEMVSHGWPSVIASLKTLLETGEPLGTDVA; translated from the coding sequence ATGGACGAGGTGTTCAAGGCCCTGGCCGATCCGAGCCGGCGCGCGCTGCTCGACTCGCTCAACGCCCGCAACGGGCAGACGCTGCGCGAGCTGTGCGCCGGCCTGGACATGGCCAGGCAGTCCGTCAGCAAGCACCTCGCCGTGTTGGAGGAGGCCGGTCTGGTCACCACCGTGCGGCAGGGCCGCGAGAAGCTGCACTACCTCAATGCCGCGCCCGTGCACGAGATCGCCCACCGCTGGATCAACCAGTTCGACCGCGCCAGGGTCCAGGCCCTGGCGGACCTGAAACTCGCCTTGGAGGACACCGCGATGGACACCGCGACCGAAGCCCCGACCTTCGTCTACACCACCTACATCCGCACCACCCCGAAGAAGCTGTGGCAGGCGCTGACCGAGCCCGCCTTCACCCGCCGGTACTGGGAGACCGAGTTCACCACCGACTGGGCCGCCGGTTCGCCGATGACCTGGGACAACCACGGTGTGGTGATCGCCGACCCGGAGCAGGTCGTGCTGGAGTCCGACCCGTACAGCACGCTCTCCTACACCTGGCACTCCGTCACCCCGGAGCTCGCCAAGCGTTTCGACTGGGACGAGGAGACGCTGGCCAAGCTGTCCGGCGAGGCCCGCTCGAAGGTCACCTTCACCATCGAGGAGGAGGAGGCGCAGATCGTGAAGCTCACCGTCGTGCACGACGGCTTCGAGCCCGGATCGAAGTTCGCCGAGATGGTCAGCCACGGCTGGCCGAGCGTGATCGCGAGCCTGAAGACGCTGCTGGAGACCGGCGAGCCGCTGGGCACGGACGTGGCGTGA
- a CDS encoding LacI family DNA-binding transcriptional regulator, producing the protein MTRKTVGISDVAREAGVSVGTVSNSFNRPDSVAPETRARILAVVERLGYVRSESARQLRTGTSRIVALLVLDLANPFFVEVANGAERAARAEGLGVMVCTSAQSPSEEADYIGLFTEQQVRGVLVIPADPTGRSLEPLRRHGIPYVVVDRLVEDAEVCSVSVDDVAGGRLAVEHLLAQGHRRVAYISGPAHLQQIRDRRTGALDAIAAAGLPPQTLHELPTAHMTIAAGRDAAARLLGLADRPTAVFCANDLLALGLEQALYAAGVKVPEEVAIVGYDDIEFASAVAVPLTSVRQPAAEMGRLAAQMLLAEASGGGEGSHEHRSVVLQPELVVRTSSLHRVG; encoded by the coding sequence GTGACCAGGAAGACAGTCGGGATCTCGGACGTCGCGCGCGAGGCCGGCGTGTCGGTCGGCACGGTCTCGAACAGCTTCAACCGCCCGGACTCGGTGGCGCCGGAGACCCGGGCGCGGATCCTGGCGGTGGTGGAACGGCTGGGTTATGTGCGCAGCGAATCGGCGCGCCAGCTGCGGACCGGGACCAGCCGGATCGTCGCCCTGCTGGTGCTGGACCTGGCGAACCCGTTCTTCGTGGAGGTCGCGAACGGCGCCGAGCGCGCCGCCCGCGCCGAGGGCCTGGGCGTGATGGTGTGTACGAGCGCGCAGTCGCCGTCGGAGGAGGCGGACTACATCGGGCTGTTCACCGAGCAGCAGGTGCGCGGGGTCCTGGTGATCCCGGCCGATCCGACCGGACGCTCGCTGGAACCCCTGCGCCGCCACGGGATCCCCTACGTCGTGGTGGACCGGCTGGTCGAGGACGCCGAGGTGTGCTCGGTGTCGGTGGACGACGTGGCCGGCGGCCGGCTGGCCGTGGAGCACCTGCTGGCCCAGGGCCACCGCCGCGTCGCCTACATCAGCGGTCCGGCGCACCTGCAGCAGATCCGCGACCGCCGCACCGGCGCCCTGGACGCGATCGCCGCCGCCGGCCTGCCGCCGCAGACCCTGCACGAACTCCCGACCGCGCACATGACCATCGCCGCCGGCCGCGACGCCGCGGCCCGCCTGCTGGGCCTGGCCGACCGCCCGACCGCGGTGTTCTGCGCGAACGACCTGCTGGCGCTGGGCCTGGAGCAGGCCCTGTACGCGGCCGGCGTCAAGGTGCCGGAGGAGGTGGCGATAGTCGGCTACGACGACATCGAGTTCGCCTCGGCGGTCGCGGTGCCGCTCACCTCGGTGCGGCAGCCGGCCGCGGAGATGGGCCGGCTGGCGGCGCAGATGCTGCTGGCCGAGGCGTCCGGCGGCGGCGAGGGCTCGCACGAGCACCGATCGGTCGTCCTGCAGCCGGAACTGGTGGTGCGGACCTCGAGTCTGCACCGCGTCGGCTAG
- a CDS encoding PfkB family carbohydrate kinase yields MERTASRRVVVIGSINVDEVVGVAELPAPGETVHGRERATGLGGKGANQAVAAAVAGGEVAFVGAVGADERGAAALAQLTGYGVDTSMVATLDGTASGRALVLLSEAGENEIIVIGGANQALDDRILSRDVLRSAAVMVLQGEVAPSVNRAALRLAAELGVRAVVNLAPVQDLGAGLAGADPLVVNEIEAGQLIGAGLGTVQDVADAAPRLRELARSVLVTLGAAGAVLITAEAVDHVPAPHPERVRDTTGAGDALVGVLAAALAQGFELRAAVERAVAAASLSVAEVGAAASYEAFRGRLG; encoded by the coding sequence ATGGAGCGGACGGCGTCGCGGCGCGTGGTCGTGATCGGCAGCATCAACGTCGACGAGGTCGTGGGGGTGGCCGAGCTGCCGGCGCCGGGGGAGACGGTGCACGGGCGGGAGCGGGCGACCGGCCTCGGCGGGAAGGGCGCGAACCAGGCGGTGGCCGCCGCGGTCGCCGGCGGCGAGGTGGCGTTCGTCGGAGCGGTCGGCGCGGACGAGCGCGGTGCGGCGGCGCTCGCACAGCTGACGGGGTACGGCGTCGACACCTCGATGGTCGCCACGCTCGACGGCACCGCCAGCGGACGGGCGCTGGTGCTACTGAGCGAGGCCGGGGAGAACGAGATCATCGTGATCGGCGGCGCCAATCAGGCCCTGGACGACAGGATCCTGAGTCGCGACGTGCTGCGCTCCGCCGCCGTGATGGTGCTGCAGGGCGAGGTGGCGCCGAGCGTGAACCGGGCGGCGCTGCGCCTGGCCGCCGAACTCGGGGTGCGCGCGGTGGTGAACCTCGCCCCGGTCCAGGACCTCGGCGCGGGCCTGGCCGGGGCCGATCCGTTGGTGGTCAACGAGATCGAGGCCGGTCAGCTCATCGGGGCCGGGCTCGGCACGGTGCAGGACGTCGCTGACGCGGCGCCGCGGCTGCGTGAGCTGGCGCGATCGGTGCTGGTCACCCTCGGCGCGGCTGGCGCCGTGCTCATCACCGCCGAGGCGGTCGACCACGTTCCCGCGCCGCACCCCGAACGGGTCCGCGATACCACCGGCGCCGGCGACGCCCTGGTCGGCGTGCTCGCCGCCGCGCTCGCGCAGGGCTTCGAGCTGCGCGCGGCGGTCGAGCGCGCGGTGGCGGCGGCGAGTCTGTCGGTCGCCGAGGTCGGCGCTGCTGCCAGCTACGAGGCGTTTCGAGGGCGGCTCGGCTAA
- a CDS encoding right-handed parallel beta-helix repeat-containing protein, producing the protein MTALAAAAALAAGTTAAASTGSSPDHRTVTTVFVSPWGDDHDSGTNPGRAVHSLQRAQQIVRSLNSAMAGDIRVELADGTYPMTQPLALDARDSGTNGHTVTWTAAPGAHPVISGGTRVEGFRPSGQTTPAGARIWSAPAPAGLPSREMYIDGRRAQRASGAVPVTLTATPAGYTASSDLMASWGNPTAIEFVYSGGDGYWSLHTGGLGAWTEPRCPIASISGTTITMAEPCWINSTQRVMRTDSSGRTVNLVGPASVGNHELPASVENARELLRQPGQFYYDAKAGRVDYVPLPGERPDRADVELSTAQTLVSGTGTADAPVHDIAFSGLRFSYGTWDQPSSAEGFSEIQAGYTITGADGYATQGLCQFIAGGTCPFGNWTKEPGNISFDHDQRISFTGDVFAHLGAAGLDLGDGSQGDAVTGSVFTDISGNGLELGGVDDPLPAVAGDHTVGNQITDNHIYSTSAEYRSGVGIDVGYAENSLISHNQIDHTPYTAISLGWGGWPDKIKAPAIANSSHGNVVSDNLIYDAMQYLADGGAIYTQGITGSSLGDGEQISGNVIHDILDHGHAIYCDNGSTFLTITSNVEYGNQNDWGARHADYVPPADGKTDDPLDIEHNYWQQGDPDSDARGVVVAANTIITGPQDAPRAIVDAAGLEPRFRGLPAVDPGRTRGAIPDAPQQAAAFAGEGAAYVSFTPTFFDQGRPVTAYTVTASPGGEQVRVDASAYLKTFYVLVPGLADGTPYTFTVTADTGPRAADPHSSPSLPTGAVTPAPTTALPAAPASASADAGVGDVSVHWNPAVVAKGTTPTLSYDVTLTDQKTGTVTTVTETGKTEVWATNGRDTFAVVGGLVHGDAYAVTVAARNAAGVGPAASAGVVTIG; encoded by the coding sequence GTGACAGCTCTCGCCGCGGCCGCGGCACTCGCCGCCGGCACCACGGCCGCGGCCTCGACCGGCAGCAGTCCCGATCACCGCACCGTCACCACGGTCTTCGTCTCCCCGTGGGGCGACGACCACGACAGTGGCACGAACCCCGGCCGCGCCGTGCACTCCCTGCAACGCGCGCAGCAGATCGTCCGATCACTGAACTCCGCGATGGCCGGCGACATCCGCGTCGAACTCGCCGACGGCACCTACCCGATGACGCAGCCGCTGGCCCTGGACGCCCGGGACTCCGGGACGAACGGCCACACCGTGACCTGGACCGCCGCCCCCGGCGCGCATCCGGTGATCAGCGGCGGCACGCGCGTCGAGGGGTTCCGGCCGTCGGGGCAGACGACGCCGGCCGGCGCGCGGATCTGGTCGGCCCCGGCGCCGGCTGGGCTGCCGTCGCGCGAGATGTACATCGACGGGCGCCGTGCGCAACGCGCGTCCGGAGCCGTGCCGGTGACCCTGACCGCGACGCCCGCCGGCTACACCGCGTCCTCGGATCTGATGGCGTCGTGGGGGAATCCGACCGCCATCGAGTTCGTCTACAGCGGCGGCGACGGCTACTGGTCGCTGCACACCGGCGGCCTCGGCGCTTGGACCGAGCCCAGGTGCCCGATCGCCTCGATCTCCGGCACGACCATCACCATGGCAGAGCCCTGCTGGATCAACTCCACGCAGCGCGTGATGCGCACGGATAGCTCCGGGCGGACCGTGAACCTCGTCGGCCCGGCCTCGGTCGGCAACCACGAGCTCCCGGCCTCGGTGGAGAACGCGCGGGAGCTCTTGCGGCAGCCGGGCCAGTTCTACTACGACGCCAAGGCCGGACGCGTGGACTACGTCCCGCTGCCCGGCGAGCGTCCCGACCGTGCCGACGTCGAGCTGTCCACTGCGCAGACGCTGGTCAGCGGCACCGGCACGGCTGACGCGCCGGTCCACGACATCGCGTTCTCCGGATTGCGGTTCTCCTACGGGACGTGGGACCAGCCGAGTTCGGCCGAGGGCTTCTCGGAGATCCAGGCCGGCTACACGATCACCGGCGCCGACGGATACGCGACGCAGGGCCTGTGCCAGTTCATCGCCGGCGGGACCTGCCCGTTCGGGAACTGGACCAAGGAGCCGGGCAACATCTCGTTCGACCACGATCAGCGGATCTCGTTCACCGGCGACGTCTTCGCCCACCTCGGAGCGGCCGGCCTGGACCTCGGCGACGGGTCGCAGGGCGACGCGGTGACCGGTTCGGTGTTCACTGACATCTCCGGCAACGGCCTGGAACTCGGCGGCGTGGACGATCCGCTGCCGGCGGTCGCGGGCGATCACACCGTCGGGAACCAGATCACCGACAACCACATCTACTCCACGTCGGCGGAGTACCGCAGCGGCGTCGGGATCGACGTGGGCTACGCCGAGAACTCACTGATCTCGCACAACCAAATCGACCACACCCCTTACACCGCGATCTCGCTCGGCTGGGGAGGCTGGCCGGACAAGATCAAGGCGCCGGCGATCGCCAACTCCAGCCACGGCAACGTGGTCTCCGACAACCTCATCTACGACGCGATGCAGTACCTCGCCGACGGCGGAGCCATCTACACGCAGGGCATCACCGGGTCCTCGCTGGGCGACGGGGAGCAGATCAGCGGGAACGTCATCCACGACATCCTCGACCACGGACACGCGATCTACTGCGACAACGGCTCGACGTTCCTGACCATCACCTCGAACGTCGAGTACGGCAACCAGAACGACTGGGGCGCGCGGCACGCCGACTATGTGCCGCCGGCCGACGGGAAGACCGACGACCCGCTGGACATCGAGCACAACTACTGGCAGCAGGGCGACCCTGACTCCGACGCCCGCGGCGTGGTGGTCGCGGCCAACACGATCATCACCGGTCCGCAGGACGCGCCGCGCGCGATCGTGGACGCGGCCGGCCTGGAGCCGCGCTTCCGCGGGCTGCCGGCCGTGGACCCGGGACGCACCCGCGGCGCCATCCCGGACGCTCCGCAGCAGGCGGCGGCGTTCGCGGGGGAGGGTGCGGCGTACGTGTCGTTCACGCCGACGTTCTTCGACCAGGGGCGGCCGGTCACGGCGTACACGGTGACGGCGTCGCCGGGTGGGGAGCAGGTGAGGGTCGACGCTTCGGCGTATCTGAAGACGTTCTACGTGTTGGTGCCCGGACTGGCGGACGGAACGCCGTATACGTTCACTGTCACAGCGGATACCGGGCCCCGCGCGGCCGACCCGCACAGCTCCCCGTCGTTGCCGACCGGCGCGGTGACGCCGGCCCCGACGACCGCGCTTCCGGCCGCACCGGCCTCGGCTTCGGCGGACGCGGGCGTCGGTGACGTGAGTGTGCACTGGAACCCGGCGGTCGTGGCGAAGGGCACTACTCCGACCCTGTCGTACGACGTGACGCTGACGGACCAGAAGACCGGAACGGTCACCACCGTCACCGAGACCGGCAAGACGGAGGTCTGGGCGACCAACGGCCGCGACACGTTCGCGGTCGTCGGCGGTCTGGTGCACGGCGACGCCTACGCCGTCACGGTGGCGGCCCGCAACGCCGCCGGCGTCGGACCCGCGGCGTCCGCAGGGGTGGTCACCATTGGCTAG